Proteins from one Meriones unguiculatus strain TT.TT164.6M chromosome 10, Bangor_MerUng_6.1, whole genome shotgun sequence genomic window:
- the LOC110545207 gene encoding thyrotropin-releasing hormone receptor-like isoform X2 produces the protein MDGPGNVSLVHGGTTLDLPEYKVVSVFLVLLVCTLGIVGNAMVVLVVLTSHDMHTPTNCYLVSLALADLIVLVAAGLPNVSDSLVGHWIYGHAGCLGITYFQYLGINVSSWSILAFTVERYIAICHPMRAQTVCTVARAKRIIAGIWGVTSLYCLLWFFLVDLNVRDNQRLECGYKVSRGLYLPIYLLDFAVFFIAPLLVTIVLYGFIGRILFQSPLSQEAWQKARRSHVQGEGAPGSCSTSKGSMPSRKQATRMLAVIVLLFAVLWTPYRTLVLLNSFLTQPFLDPWVLLFCRTCVYTNSAINPVIYSLMSQKFRAAFLKLCCCGAAGPQRPSARVITGNSSAAQETPLGTEKMQLGSNEASGPTAADALNCQQEPHYSVL, from the exons ATGGACGGCCCCGGCAATGTCTCACTGGTTCATGGTGGCACCACACTGGACCTGCCAGAGTACAAGGTGGTCTCGGTCTTCCTGGTGCTCCTGGTGTGTACCCTGGGCATTGTGGGCAATGCCATGGTGGTCCTGGTAGTGCTGACCTCACACGACATGCACACGCCCACCAACTGCTACCTGGTGAGCCTGGCTCTCGCTGACCTAATTGTGCTGGTGGCTGCGGGCCTGCCCAATGTGTCTGACAGCCTGGTGGGGCACTGGATCTACGGACATGCTGGCTGCTTGGGTATCACCTACTTCCAGTATCTAGGCATCaatgtctcctcctggtccatcCTGGCCTTTACAGTGGAGAG GTACATCGCTATTTGCCACCCAATGAGAGCACAGACTGTGTGCACCGTGGCCCGGGCCAAACGGATCATCGCTGGCATTTGGGGGGTCACATCCCTGTATTGCCTCCTCTGGTTCTTCCTGGTGGACCTCAATGTCCGTGATAACCAGCGCCTGGAATGTGGCTACAAGGTGTCTCGAGGCCTCTACCTGCCCATCTACTTGCTGGACTTTGCTGTCTTCTTCATTGCACCTTTACTGGTGACCATTGTGCTCTATGGGTTCATTGGGAGGATCCTGTTTCAGAGCCCATTGTCCCAGGAGGCCTGGCAGAAGGCGAGGCGGTCTCATGTGCAGGGCGAGGGTGCACCAGGCAGCTGTTCTACGTCCAAGGGCTCCATGCCCTCCAGGAAGCAG GCCACCAGGATGCTGGCCGTGATCGTCTTGCTTTTTGCAGTGCTGTGGACCCCTTACCGCACACTGGTGCTGCTCAACTCTTTCCTGACCCAGCCTTTCCTGGACCCCTGGGTCCTGCTGTTCTGCCGCACCTGTGTCTACACCAACAGTGCCATCAACCCTGTCATCTACAGCCTTATGTCCCAGAAGTTCCGGGCGGCCTTCCTGAAGCTCTGCTGCTGTGGggctgctgggccacagaggccGTCAGCACGAGTCATCACCGGTAACTCCAGTGCTGCCCAGGAGACCCCATTGGGAACAGAGAAGATGCAGCTGGGCTCCAATGAGGCCTCAGGACCCACGGCAGCTGATGCCCTGAATTGTCAGCAAGAGCCCCACTACAGTGTGCTCTGA
- the LOC110545207 gene encoding thyrotropin-releasing hormone receptor-like isoform X1 — protein MCNTAVSRVTPCNTAVSFLPRNEAQALLSLPLFLFLSSPSLPSSLPASPPSLLPPFPLLSFLSLFPPFLPSPATNLAGRKCIESSLLGLWGITENASKMDGPGNVSLVHGGTTLDLPEYKVVSVFLVLLVCTLGIVGNAMVVLVVLTSHDMHTPTNCYLVSLALADLIVLVAAGLPNVSDSLVGHWIYGHAGCLGITYFQYLGINVSSWSILAFTVERYIAICHPMRAQTVCTVARAKRIIAGIWGVTSLYCLLWFFLVDLNVRDNQRLECGYKVSRGLYLPIYLLDFAVFFIAPLLVTIVLYGFIGRILFQSPLSQEAWQKARRSHVQGEGAPGSCSTSKGSMPSRKQATRMLAVIVLLFAVLWTPYRTLVLLNSFLTQPFLDPWVLLFCRTCVYTNSAINPVIYSLMSQKFRAAFLKLCCCGAAGPQRPSARVITGNSSAAQETPLGTEKMQLGSNEASGPTAADALNCQQEPHYSVL, from the exons ATGTGTAATACTGCAGTCAGCCGTGTTACACCGTGTAACACTGCAGTCAGCTTTCTCCCACGGAATGAGGCTCAGGcactgctctccctccctctctttctctttctctcctctccctcccttccttcctccctccctgcttcccctccttctctgcttcctcccttccccctcctctccttcctgtctcttttccctccttttctcccctcccccgcaACCAACCTAGCAGGAAGAAAATGCATTGAGTCGTCGTTGCTGG GCCTGTGGGGCATCACAGAAAACGCCAGCAAGATGGACGGCCCCGGCAATGTCTCACTGGTTCATGGTGGCACCACACTGGACCTGCCAGAGTACAAGGTGGTCTCGGTCTTCCTGGTGCTCCTGGTGTGTACCCTGGGCATTGTGGGCAATGCCATGGTGGTCCTGGTAGTGCTGACCTCACACGACATGCACACGCCCACCAACTGCTACCTGGTGAGCCTGGCTCTCGCTGACCTAATTGTGCTGGTGGCTGCGGGCCTGCCCAATGTGTCTGACAGCCTGGTGGGGCACTGGATCTACGGACATGCTGGCTGCTTGGGTATCACCTACTTCCAGTATCTAGGCATCaatgtctcctcctggtccatcCTGGCCTTTACAGTGGAGAG GTACATCGCTATTTGCCACCCAATGAGAGCACAGACTGTGTGCACCGTGGCCCGGGCCAAACGGATCATCGCTGGCATTTGGGGGGTCACATCCCTGTATTGCCTCCTCTGGTTCTTCCTGGTGGACCTCAATGTCCGTGATAACCAGCGCCTGGAATGTGGCTACAAGGTGTCTCGAGGCCTCTACCTGCCCATCTACTTGCTGGACTTTGCTGTCTTCTTCATTGCACCTTTACTGGTGACCATTGTGCTCTATGGGTTCATTGGGAGGATCCTGTTTCAGAGCCCATTGTCCCAGGAGGCCTGGCAGAAGGCGAGGCGGTCTCATGTGCAGGGCGAGGGTGCACCAGGCAGCTGTTCTACGTCCAAGGGCTCCATGCCCTCCAGGAAGCAG GCCACCAGGATGCTGGCCGTGATCGTCTTGCTTTTTGCAGTGCTGTGGACCCCTTACCGCACACTGGTGCTGCTCAACTCTTTCCTGACCCAGCCTTTCCTGGACCCCTGGGTCCTGCTGTTCTGCCGCACCTGTGTCTACACCAACAGTGCCATCAACCCTGTCATCTACAGCCTTATGTCCCAGAAGTTCCGGGCGGCCTTCCTGAAGCTCTGCTGCTGTGGggctgctgggccacagaggccGTCAGCACGAGTCATCACCGGTAACTCCAGTGCTGCCCAGGAGACCCCATTGGGAACAGAGAAGATGCAGCTGGGCTCCAATGAGGCCTCAGGACCCACGGCAGCTGATGCCCTGAATTGTCAGCAAGAGCCCCACTACAGTGTGCTCTGA